The DNA region ATATCACggtaccatggttcaccatctggttctgctTCAATTATGTTGCAATAACCATGTTGATCCCGAATTTTAATTTCTAATGGGTCAATGTGAGTATTACCCGGGTATAGAATTATTGAGGCGAGGGTGTCCAAGGCATTAGCTAATTCATTGTGAAACctaggaatgtacctgaactcgatggatttgaaCCTTTTGCTAAGGTGTCCACACATTGTCTATATGGAatgagcttgatgtctcgagtctcccaatcACCTTGAGCCTGCTAGTGGGCATCgacttctgaaagatgtacttcatgGGATCCATTCGGGATATGAGGTAAGttgtataggccaaaagataatgcctaagcttctaGGCGACCCAGgttaaggcgcaacatgtcctttccaaaagagtgtatttggcctcataaGTGGTGAACGTTtttctcaaataatatattgcttgttcctttTTGCTTGCGGCATCATGTTGGcccagaacacaaccaaaggAACTATCCATTACTGACAGATATAAAAATAGTGGTCTACCAGGTTCCGGCGGGACCAAAATAGGgggatttgacaaatattccttgatcttatcaaaagcttcttggcactcatctgtccacttgatagcagcgttctttttcaaaaacttgaaaatGGGCTCACATGAGGTTGGAAGTTgcgcgatgaacctgctgatgtaattcaacctcccgagTAAACTCATGACTTCTATTTTGTTCTTCGGGGGAGGCAAATCTCGAATGGTCTTTTTCTTGGAGggatctaactcaatgcctcTTCGACTAAATATAAAACCCAAAAGCTTCCCAAAAGGagctccaaatgcgcatttggctggattgagtttgagattgtaCCTTCGTAGCCTTTCAAATAACTTTTTCATGTCTTGCACATGGTCAGCTTGTATTCTGgacttaatgatcacatcatcaacatacacttcaatctctttgtgcatcatctCATAgaatatggtagtcatggctctcatgtaagtttcccctgcattcttcaaaccaaatggcatgaccttataacaataagttccccatggagtGGTGAAGGCAGtgttttctgcatcttcttcatccatcagaatttggtgataccaggcataacaatccacaaaatatTGGATCTCATGTTTAGCACAATTGTCAacaaggatatgaatgttgggtaagggAAAGTTGTCCTTCgaacttgctttgtttaaatccctatagtcaacacaaactctgattttcccatccttttttggcactggcacaacatTTGCTAACCATGTGGTATATCGGACGAACCTGATCACATTTGCACTTAGTTGCTTTGTGATTTTCTCTATAATCTTATCACTCATGTCTGTCTTAAACTTCCtttatttttgttagatttgtgGAAAATTAGGGTATGTGCTAATCTTATGAACCGCTAAATCGGCACTCAAActcggcatgtcatcatacgaccaagaaaatacatctctatactcgaacaaaacttgaattatggCATCTCTTGTCTTTTGTTCAGTATGAATGCTTATTTTTGTTTCTCTGGTTTCTTCAGGACTTCCCAGGTTAATTGCCTCTGTTTCATTTAAGTtagcttaggctt from Nicotiana tabacum cultivar K326 chromosome 24, ASM71507v2, whole genome shotgun sequence includes:
- the LOC107790497 gene encoding uncharacterized protein LOC107790497, with the translated sequence MCGHLSKRFKSIEFRYIPRFHNELANALDTLASIILYPGNTHIDPLEIKIRDQHGYCNIIEAEPDGEPWYRDIKQYLKTREYLKHANRDQKRTIRRLSNGFFFSGEILYKRTPDLNWLRCVDAKEAEMIMNEVHT